One Rossellomorea aquimaris DNA window includes the following coding sequences:
- a CDS encoding ABC transporter ATP-binding protein, with translation MNVGRRLTEYALVYKKIIIAALLMLSVSVAAELAGPFIAKKLIDDHILGIESTWYETVEGKEAVSYKGKWYKRDQYFSEGEMRKEDIRILQVGREFYFVPTTVSFDGERSVKSGEMTITKGDESATYPAEKLTGDELLRFYNPEIPKIIKLIAFYFGLLVVAAFFQYGQRYYLQKAANRVIQKMRNDVFQHIQKLPIRYFDNLPAGKVVARITNDTEAIRDLYVTVLSTFFSSTIYIIGIYIALFILDAKLAAICLILIPILVVWTYLYRIYASKYNHIIRSKVSDINAMINESIQGMNIIQAFSREKKTNEEFEELNETHFKYQNKLLSLNSMTSHNLVGVLRNITFVAFIWYFGGASMGVGSVVTLGVLYAFVDYINRLFQPVTGIVNQLANLEQALVAGERVFRLLEETGTTVEDEKMSRYDGNVSFEHVFFGYKENEYVLKDITFTASKGETVALVGHTGSGKSSIMNLLFRFYDSNEGKILIDGKDIVDIPYQTIREHMGIVLQDPYLFTGTIASNVSLDDPRISREQVEAALKAVGAEKVFKNLENGYDEPVIEKGSTLSSGQRQLISFARALAFNPAILILDEATSSIDTETEAVIQEAMEVLKKGRTTFIIAHRLSTIKNADQIIVLDRGEIVERGNHDELMKRKGRYYQMYQLQQGSKGDMAG, from the coding sequence ATGAACGTCGGAAGAAGACTAACCGAATATGCCCTTGTTTATAAAAAAATCATCATTGCTGCCCTCTTGATGTTGAGTGTGTCAGTAGCGGCTGAACTTGCAGGCCCTTTTATTGCGAAGAAACTGATCGATGATCATATCCTTGGAATCGAATCCACATGGTATGAAACGGTAGAGGGGAAAGAGGCTGTATCCTATAAGGGGAAATGGTATAAACGTGACCAATATTTTTCAGAAGGGGAGATGAGAAAAGAAGATATCCGTATCTTACAGGTCGGGAGAGAGTTTTATTTTGTCCCTACCACTGTCTCCTTCGACGGAGAAAGGTCGGTCAAGTCAGGTGAAATGACGATCACGAAAGGGGATGAGTCGGCAACTTATCCCGCTGAGAAGTTGACCGGAGATGAACTGCTGCGTTTTTATAATCCTGAAATCCCGAAGATCATCAAATTGATTGCCTTTTATTTTGGGCTGCTTGTAGTCGCTGCCTTTTTCCAATACGGTCAGCGCTACTATTTACAGAAAGCAGCAAACCGGGTCATTCAGAAAATGCGTAATGATGTGTTCCAGCATATCCAGAAACTGCCGATACGCTACTTTGATAATCTGCCGGCAGGAAAGGTCGTAGCGAGGATCACAAACGACACCGAAGCGATCAGGGATCTGTATGTAACAGTCTTATCAACTTTTTTCTCCAGTACGATTTACATTATTGGAATATACATCGCACTCTTTATACTTGATGCAAAATTAGCGGCTATTTGCTTGATCCTGATTCCGATCCTGGTTGTATGGACGTACCTGTATCGTATCTATGCATCTAAATACAATCATATCATCAGATCGAAAGTGAGTGATATCAATGCCATGATCAATGAGTCGATCCAGGGAATGAACATCATTCAGGCTTTCAGCAGAGAAAAGAAAACGAACGAAGAATTCGAAGAGTTGAACGAAACGCATTTCAAGTATCAAAATAAACTCTTGAGCTTGAATTCCATGACATCCCACAATCTGGTCGGGGTACTGAGAAACATTACCTTTGTCGCATTCATATGGTATTTTGGAGGCGCTTCTATGGGAGTGGGATCGGTTGTCACATTGGGAGTGCTCTATGCCTTCGTCGATTACATCAACCGACTGTTCCAGCCAGTGACAGGAATCGTCAATCAGCTGGCTAACCTTGAGCAGGCACTTGTGGCAGGGGAGCGGGTTTTTCGCCTGTTGGAAGAGACCGGAACCACGGTGGAAGATGAGAAAATGAGCAGGTATGACGGAAATGTCAGCTTTGAACATGTCTTCTTTGGATACAAGGAAAATGAATATGTGCTGAAGGATATCACGTTTACCGCAAGCAAAGGCGAAACCGTTGCCCTGGTGGGACACACTGGTTCAGGGAAAAGCTCGATCATGAATCTATTGTTCCGTTTTTACGATAGCAATGAAGGGAAGATCCTGATTGACGGAAAAGACATTGTAGATATTCCCTATCAAACGATTCGTGAGCATATGGGAATTGTCTTACAGGATCCATACTTGTTTACGGGAACCATCGCATCCAATGTAAGTTTGGATGACCCAAGAATTTCAAGGGAACAGGTGGAAGCAGCACTCAAAGCCGTCGGTGCTGAAAAAGTGTTCAAAAACCTTGAGAACGGCTATGACGAACCGGTGATCGAGAAAGGAAGCACCCTTTCTTCAGGGCAGCGTCAACTGATTTCCTTTGCAAGGGCCCTTGCCTTTAATCCAGCGATCCTGATTTTGGATGAAGCGACGTCGAGCATTGACACAGAGACGGAAGCAGTGATTCAGGAAGCGATGGAAGTCTTGAAAAAGGGCAGAACGACCTTCATCATCGCACATCGATTATCCACGATTAAGAATGCCGACCAAATAATTGTATTGGATCGGGGAGAAATCGTTGAAAGGGGCAATCATGACGAACTGATGAAGCGGAAAGGCCGTTATTATCAAATGTATCAGCTTCAGCAGGGATCTAAAGGTGATATGGCAGGTTAA
- a CDS encoding SDR family oxidoreductase, which yields MKIALFGSTGRVGSVVFQQTNSTHEVNRLVRKKNDGQASGKDIAGDVLNEVDVMKTLEGCDAVISCLNTDKNDVLSRSMPILLKAMRHHGVKRIITCGTAGILQARKESSLYRFQSSESKRRSTTAAEDHLRAYLILKASEMDWTIVCPTYLPDGERLGKYRTEGDVLPEEGKSISMYDTGDFICQQLEDDRYIRARVGICY from the coding sequence ATGAAAATCGCTTTATTTGGAAGTACGGGGAGGGTCGGTTCTGTTGTCTTTCAACAAACAAACTCCACACATGAAGTGAATCGCTTGGTTCGAAAAAAAAATGATGGACAAGCGTCTGGTAAGGATATTGCTGGTGATGTATTGAATGAAGTAGATGTAATGAAAACCCTAGAGGGCTGCGATGCGGTAATCAGCTGCTTGAACACGGATAAAAATGACGTACTATCAAGGAGCATGCCCATCCTCTTAAAAGCAATGAGGCATCATGGAGTAAAACGAATCATTACCTGTGGTACAGCAGGGATCCTTCAAGCACGCAAAGAGTCCAGTCTGTATCGATTCCAGTCAAGTGAATCTAAACGAAGAAGCACGACTGCTGCCGAGGACCATTTAAGAGCCTATTTAATCTTAAAAGCTTCAGAAATGGATTGGACGATTGTTTGTCCTACATATTTACCTGATGGAGAGCGTCTTGGGAAATACCGTACAGAGGGTGATGTCCTTCCTGAAGAAGGAAAAAGCATCTCCATGTATGACACGGGTGATTTTATCTGCCAACAGCTGGAGGATGATCGCTATATCAGAGCTCGCGTGGGGATTTGTTACTAA
- a CDS encoding amino acid ABC transporter substrate-binding protein — MKKWKLSIIMLISLSMVLAACGQSNDKEESSGDSKEGSETSLYDQVMEEGELLVGTEGTYPPFTFHDESGELTGFDVEIAREVAKRLGVEAKFQETQWDAMFEGLNSKRFDVIANQVGIREDRQEKYDFSIPYIESSAVVVVSKDNKDVTSFEDIKGLTSAQSLTSNYRDIAEKNGAEIQGVEGLSQSIQLLEQGRVDVTVNDKISILDYLKKQPNANVKIAAEAEDAGQSGLMFRKGNDKLVEEVNKALEEMKEDGTYKEISEKWFGEDVSPK; from the coding sequence ATGAAAAAATGGAAATTATCCATCATCATGCTAATTTCTTTATCCATGGTATTAGCTGCGTGTGGTCAATCTAATGATAAAGAAGAATCCAGTGGTGACTCTAAAGAAGGTTCTGAAACATCACTTTACGATCAAGTGATGGAAGAAGGAGAATTACTAGTTGGAACGGAAGGTACATATCCTCCTTTCACATTCCACGACGAATCCGGGGAACTGACTGGGTTTGACGTAGAGATTGCCCGTGAAGTAGCAAAGCGCCTGGGCGTTGAAGCTAAATTCCAGGAGACTCAATGGGATGCTATGTTTGAAGGTTTGAATTCTAAGCGTTTTGACGTAATTGCAAACCAAGTGGGAATTCGTGAGGATCGCCAGGAGAAATATGATTTCTCAATACCATATATTGAATCAAGTGCAGTAGTGGTTGTATCGAAAGACAATAAGGATGTTACATCATTTGAAGACATCAAGGGGTTGACTTCTGCTCAATCTCTGACAAGTAACTATCGCGACATCGCTGAAAAAAATGGTGCGGAAATCCAGGGTGTAGAGGGACTGTCACAATCCATCCAACTCCTTGAACAAGGCAGAGTGGACGTGACAGTGAACGATAAAATCTCTATCCTGGATTATTTAAAGAAACAGCCGAATGCCAATGTCAAAATTGCGGCTGAAGCCGAAGATGCCGGTCAAAGTGGTCTCATGTTCCGCAAAGGTAACGACAAGTTAGTGGAAGAAGTAAACAAAGCGTTAGAGGAAATGAAAGAAGACGGTACGTACAAAGAGATTTCTGAGAAATGGTTCGGAGAAGATGTATCTCCTAAGTAG
- a CDS encoding amino acid ABC transporter permease: MYLLSSIYQDPEAMIDILQSSLLPMLEGALYYSIPLTLISFALGMILAVLTALARLSNVSILRGIARFYVSAIRGTPLLVQLFIIFYGLPTLGIKFDPFPSAIIAFSLNKGAYSSEIVRAAIQSIPKGQWEAGYSIGMTYSQALKRIILPQATRVSIPPLSNSFISLVKDTSLASLILVTEMFRKAQEIAATNYEFLLMYMEAALLYWIICFILSIIQGRIETRLDRYIAK, translated from the coding sequence ATGTATCTCCTAAGTAGTATCTATCAGGACCCTGAAGCAATGATTGATATTTTACAAAGCTCCCTGCTTCCTATGCTAGAGGGAGCTTTGTATTATTCTATCCCTCTGACGCTGATTTCTTTTGCTTTAGGAATGATCCTGGCCGTCCTTACAGCCCTTGCCCGATTGTCCAATGTATCGATTCTAAGAGGAATTGCACGATTCTATGTATCTGCCATCAGGGGAACACCTTTACTCGTTCAATTGTTCATTATTTTCTACGGCTTACCGACACTTGGAATAAAGTTTGATCCGTTCCCGTCTGCGATCATTGCTTTCTCATTAAATAAAGGTGCCTACTCCTCTGAAATCGTCCGTGCAGCGATTCAATCGATTCCCAAGGGACAATGGGAAGCGGGCTATTCAATTGGTATGACGTATTCACAGGCACTAAAGAGAATCATCCTGCCCCAGGCAACCAGAGTATCCATCCCGCCGTTATCGAATTCTTTCATTAGTTTGGTGAAGGATACCTCGCTTGCTTCTTTAATTCTCGTAACGGAAATGTTCAGAAAAGCACAGGAAATCGCTGCCACAAACTATGAGTTCCTGCTCATGTACATGGAAGCTGCCTTGCTGTACTGGATCATTTGCTTTATTCTATCCATCATTCAAGGGCGTATCGAGACAAGACTGGACCGATATATTGCCAAGTAA
- a CDS encoding ABC transporter permease subunit → MKAIRQLLLIIIGFILISVLPVLFYGGGNAELYYLMMNDEGNSFGFYPKEYFLGIYHVFTRIFQQDQWILFVLYKEYPLQDVLAERYFYSMKVFLFSLGLAVGISFAVSLFISLSSKWMQHAFLSLVNILESLPDVFIIIGIQLAVVMYFRNTGVLIGDIAMTDEELYLLPVTCLTIVPTVFLIKTIVLLLQEEDQKPYIELARGKGLNAIQVLVTHGFRNVIYSLFYRSKIIFSFMLSNLFILERLFNMRGIMDLLIWSSGFTFVIISTVIFLPFFLVFTLIEMRMKKSIGLKEDGTYA, encoded by the coding sequence ATGAAGGCGATCCGACAATTATTGCTGATTATTATAGGGTTCATCTTGATTAGCGTGCTGCCCGTTTTGTTTTATGGAGGTGGAAACGCTGAATTATACTATTTGATGATGAATGATGAAGGAAATTCATTTGGCTTTTATCCTAAAGAGTATTTCCTAGGAATTTATCACGTATTTACTCGGATCTTTCAACAGGATCAGTGGATTTTGTTTGTGTTGTATAAGGAATATCCACTTCAGGATGTTCTCGCTGAACGGTATTTCTACTCCATGAAGGTATTCTTATTTTCACTGGGATTGGCGGTGGGGATCTCATTCGCAGTGAGTTTATTCATATCCCTTTCTTCCAAATGGATGCAACATGCATTCTTGAGTCTTGTGAATATCCTCGAATCGCTTCCCGATGTATTCATCATCATCGGTATTCAACTGGCTGTAGTGATGTATTTCCGTAACACGGGTGTTTTAATAGGGGATATTGCGATGACGGATGAAGAATTATACCTGTTGCCAGTCACCTGCTTAACGATTGTGCCGACCGTATTCCTAATTAAAACCATCGTCCTCCTTCTGCAAGAGGAAGACCAGAAACCGTACATAGAACTTGCCAGGGGGAAAGGGCTCAATGCGATTCAAGTGTTAGTGACCCATGGTTTCAGGAACGTGATCTACAGCTTATTCTATCGGTCCAAAATCATCTTCTCCTTTATGTTATCCAATCTGTTTATTTTAGAAAGGTTGTTTAATATGAGGGGAATCATGGATTTATTGATTTGGTCGAGTGGATTCACATTCGTGATTATTTCCACGGTCATTTTTCTGCCCTTCTTTCTGGTCTTTACCCTGATCGAGATGCGAATGAAGAAGAGCATCGGATTAAAGGAGGACGGGACCTATGCTTAA
- a CDS encoding ABC transporter permease subunit, with the protein MLKDLWRQPQFLIGFIFITGLLVLSFLYEPFIEEKVKMYSFFEYNGETVGPPFTPAELPPFGSDRLGLPLWSYVIQGAKFTIVIGLIISLFQVILAFSLSVLFINFFQKVQRAFEELVESMVYIPMAVIAFMLLSPISFVIDEPEKAFVKVLCIQVFILTLIGIPPLIVVLSKEIKKVLQEEFVLSARTLGASGLSLYRRHVLRNLLPRLTLLFFQRNVAVLILFAHLGFLEIFLGGAVEREIMMGVTRLFSLSNEWAGNIGKAYFELMVAPWILFVPLIALSFTVLSYNLMATSLQRVLLGDKGRVKRNWKADEKQKVSVKGMEKEMFVMESRETYKG; encoded by the coding sequence ATGCTTAAAGATCTCTGGAGGCAGCCGCAGTTTCTCATTGGGTTTATATTCATTACGGGACTTCTGGTGCTGAGTTTTTTGTACGAACCATTTATAGAAGAAAAGGTGAAGATGTATAGTTTCTTTGAATATAACGGCGAAACAGTGGGACCTCCTTTCACACCGGCTGAGTTGCCGCCGTTCGGTTCCGATCGATTAGGTCTTCCACTATGGTCATATGTCATTCAGGGGGCGAAGTTTACCATCGTCATAGGATTGATCATCAGCCTTTTTCAAGTCATACTGGCTTTTTCATTGTCAGTGCTCTTTATAAACTTCTTTCAAAAAGTGCAACGGGCATTTGAAGAATTGGTAGAGTCCATGGTCTATATCCCTATGGCTGTCATAGCCTTCATGCTCCTGTCACCAATCAGTTTCGTCATCGATGAGCCCGAGAAAGCGTTCGTGAAAGTGTTGTGTATTCAAGTCTTCATCCTGACGCTGATCGGTATCCCGCCATTGATCGTAGTCCTGTCTAAAGAAATCAAGAAAGTGCTACAGGAAGAGTTTGTTCTGAGTGCTAGAACGTTGGGGGCAAGTGGCTTATCTTTGTATCGGAGGCATGTCCTGAGAAACTTATTACCGCGTCTGACCCTGTTGTTTTTCCAGCGGAATGTGGCGGTACTGATTTTATTCGCACATCTTGGCTTCCTTGAAATATTCCTTGGGGGTGCGGTAGAGAGGGAAATCATGATGGGAGTAACCCGGTTATTTTCTCTCTCCAATGAATGGGCCGGCAATATCGGGAAAGCCTACTTTGAACTGATGGTGGCTCCATGGATCCTGTTTGTCCCACTCATAGCCCTATCATTCACCGTGCTTTCCTATAATCTCATGGCAACCTCCCTTCAACGGGTCCTGTTGGGAGACAAAGGGAGGGTGAAGAGAAACTGGAAAGCGGATGAAAAACAGAAGGTATCCGTGAAGGGTATGGAGAAAGAAATGTTTGTGATGGAGTCCCGGGAAACATATAAGGGTTAG